In the genome of Streptomyces sp. SLBN-118, the window TGCACAACCTCACCGGCCGTGTGGTCGAGTGCCCGCTGGACGAGATGAACCGGCCGCGGGCCTCGGTGGAACCGCAGCTGCGGATCCCGCCCAGCGAGGCGGAGATCGAGGCGCTGTTCGCCGGATGGCGCGAGGAGCTGGTGACCTGCCGCAAGTTCGGTCCGGCCGCCCGCAACTACGCTGTCGCCCGGCTGGCAGCGGACGTGGGACTGCGGATCAACGAAGCACGGATGCTCGACCTGGACGACGTCCGGTGGGAGCTGGGCCGGTTCGGCAAGCTCAACGTCCGGCACGGCAAGGGATCCCGGAGGCGCGGGCCGAAGCCGCGGCTGGTGCCGCTGATCAACGGCGCCGACCGCAACCTGCGATGGTTCATCGAGGACGTGTGGGGCCACTTCGACGCCGACCACACCCGGCCCGGTGCCCCGCTGTTCCCCTCCGAGCGCAAGAACCAGGACGGCTCCTGCTCACGGGCGACCGCCGACGTCTTCCGCCGGGCGCTGGCCGATGCCGCCGCCCAGCACCTGCCCACCTGGGCCGGGAAGCTCACCCCGCACGTACTGCGGCATTTTTGTGCCTCCCAGCTCTATCTAGCCGGCATGACCTTGTTCGCCATCCAGGAGCTACTCGGACATACCTGGACCGGAACCACGGCCCGGTATATCCACGTCCATGGCACCCACGTCGAAGACGCCTGGGTCGCCGGACAGCAGCGCGCCACCGACCGATGGAAAGGACTGGCCCAGTGAAGTGGAACCTTCGCCTGGCGGCCGCCAACCGCGGCATCTGGAAGGCCAGCGAACTCCAACGGATGCTCGCCGAACGCGGCGTGGTGATCAGCGCGGGGAAGATGTCGGGCCTGTGGTCAGGCCAGCCGAACACCGTCAAGCTCGACGAGTTGGACGTCATCTGCGCGGTGCTCGCCTGCGGCGTCGAGGAACTGCTCCTGCCCGAGCCGGAGCGAGTGCCGGAGCCGACACCAGCAACCGACTCACAGGCCACTGCGGTGGGCCAGCCACGCGCCGTGGCCCCGCGTCCTCGCACCGGCCGGTCCCTGCCGCCACGATGACCTGCGTGCACTGCGGCAAGCCGCTGCCCGAAGGATCGCGGCGGGACCGGGCGTACTGCGACAACAAGTGCCGGGGCCTGGGCTCCTACTACCGGCGCAAGGCGGGTGTGCCACCCCCACCGCGCTGGCAGCACCCCGCCCTCACCTCGGACAACCCTGTGCTGCGGTCGGCCGCAGCACATGCCAAGCAGCTCGGCGAGGCCAACGGATGGTCGCCGTCACTCGTGCGGTGCGCGATGGACGGCCTGACGGTGGTGCTGGGCGAATGCCCGCCCGGCAAGCCCGTGAAGCTCACCGAAGTCCGTGCGCGAATACCGCGACACGCCTCCAGCCTTCGGGTCGCCGAGGTCCTCACCGAACTGGAGCTGTTGGAAGACGACAGCGTGTTGGCGGTCCGCTCCTGGATCGAGAACCGCACCGCCGAGCTGCCCGCCGGGTTCGCCGGCGACGTTCGTGCCTGGCTGCTGGTCCTGCTCGACGGCGACAGCCGTGCCAAGCCCCGATCTCGCACCTGCGCCTACGTCTACTTCGGCGGCGTCCGCCCCCTGCTGGAGAACTGGGCGACGACCCGTGGGCACCTGCGCGAGATCACCGTCACCGACGTTATGGCCGGGCTGTCACCCCTGTGCGGATGGCAGCGGCGCAACGCCATCGCCGCACTGCGCTCACTGTTCCGCTTCGCCAAGAAGCGCGGCCTGATCTTCGCCAACCCCACCGCCCGCCTGAAAACCGAAGACATCCAGCGCAACTTGCTGCCGATGACCGACGCTGAGGTCCTCGCCGTCCAGCGGGTCGCCGTCACACCGGCGCAACGGCTGATCGTCGCCCTGGCCGCCGTCCACGCCGCCCGCGCTACGGCCATCCGACGCCTTAGCTTGGACGATCTTGACCTGCCCAACCGCCGGATCACCATCGCCGGACACGCCCAGCGGCTCGGCGACCTGCCTCATCAGACCCTGCTGGCCTGGCTCGCCCAGCGTCGCATCACCTGGCCGAAGACTCCCAACCGGCACGTATTGATCAACGCGAAGACAGCCCTGGGAACCGGGCCTGTCAGTGCCGAATACCTCAAGCGGCACCTGCTGCACCAGGGCGTCTACCTCGAACGCATCCGCGGCGACAGGGTCCTGCACGAAGCACTGACCGTCGGCGCCGACCCGCTGCACCTCGCCCTGGTCTTCAACCTGTCCCACACCGCCGCGAGCCGCTACGCGGCCATCGCCCAGAACCTGCTCGACGACCAGACGGGAGTCCACCGAGATGCGGTCGGAAGGGAGAGCGGGCGCTCTTGACGGTCCGCCCGTAAAGGGATCCGCGACCGAACGACGCTGGCAGAGCAGACAGAAAGGACCGACACGGCTGCTGTCGAGGAGCTGCCGTTAAACCAGTGGCGTCCCCGTGGACGAACCTCATAGCTTGTGCACTCGTGACTGATGCTCCGAAGATGCGCCCGAATCCACACGACCTCGGCCGGGTGTTCAACGAGGTGCCGGAGCTCTACGACCGGGTCCGGCCGGGATACCCCGACGAGCTGTTCGCGGACCTTGTCGCCGTCACCGGCACGGACGACAGGTCGTCGGTGCTGGAGGTGGGCTGCGGCACCGGTCAGGCGACGCGCTCGCTGGCAGCACTCGGATGCTCAGTGACCGCCATCGAGCCGGGCGCAGACATGGCCGCACTCGCTCGCCAACGGATCGCATCCTTCCGCAACGTCGAAGTCGAGACGTCGACGTTCGAGGAGTGGGACGACCGCGGCCGACGCTTCGATGCTCTCGTGGCTGCGTCGTCGTGGCACTGGGTCGACCCGTCGATCGGCTGGCAACGGGCGCACGACGTGCTCCATCCCGGAGGCTGGATGGCGCTGCTCGGCCACGTCGTTGTCCGCCGGCCGGGAGAGCCAGAGGTATACGCCGAGACCGCCGATCTCCACGAGCAGTTCTGCCCCGGGAACCCCGGCTGGGGTCATCCTCCCCTGGAGGACGACGTGCGCACCACCGACGAGGGCTGGGGCCTGGTCGACGATCCCGGAGGACTGTTCGGCCCAACGATCGTGCGCTGGTACCCGACCGTTCAATGGTTCAACGGAGACGGCTTTGCCGATCACCTTCGCTCGTTGTCGCTGTATCGGAGGCTCGACCGCGACGTCCGTGAGCCCCTGCTCGACGCAGTAGCCGAGCGCATCCGCACGCGGATGGGCGACCGGGCATCACGCCGTTATCTGAGCGTCCTCCGTGTCGGACAGCGCGCCGAGTGAGCCCAGTGGTGAAGGACCTGCCGATTCAGCGGCGACGGACCCACCGCACTTTCATGCCTGCCTGCCGAAAACGCCGTGGGTTCCCGGTGAAAGCACCTCAGTCGCACTGAACCCACGGCGGACGTGCCGGTAAGAACCGTGTCACCAGCCGCAAACGACGGAATTCTCGCGCATGATCCCGCGCCGATCCGGCCGCTGACTGGCGCTTTCTGATCTTGCTCAGGAATCGGCGGCGCGCTCAAGCAGTCAGCGCATCACCGCTGTTCAGAAGGCCAGCGTAGACCTCAGCCGGAGTGCGGTAGCCATGGGCCTATGCAACGAGGCGGAGTGGATTCGGGGCGGCACTCGAAAGTGGATGGACAGCCCACCACTATGGTGTAAATATATGCCGCATGACGCATGATCATGCATGGACTCAAGAATCTGGCCCTCTGGCCTGGCCGATGAGCTTCCGTGCCTACACAGGGCACGGCGGACTGCGCGAGCACGGTGACGACATTTCAATCGTCGCGTCGGACCGGCCGGCCACCAGCGCCGCAATGTTCACCCAGAGCCTCTTCGCGGGTCCGGCCGTAGTCCTCAGTCGTGCACATGCCACGGC includes:
- a CDS encoding site-specific integrase yields the protein MALAVVRDLREYRAPVSAEELAEFETDVLAGFVLARASAGLVDSTIRNDTNHLELIRDWFGRPLWEMEPADADVYFGKVLRDAKPSTRTGRAGALAVYFQFLELRHKVELHNLTGRVVECPLDEMNRPRASVEPQLRIPPSEAEIEALFAGWREELVTCRKFGPAARNYAVARLAADVGLRINEARMLDLDDVRWELGRFGKLNVRHGKGSRRRGPKPRLVPLINGADRNLRWFIEDVWGHFDADHTRPGAPLFPSERKNQDGSCSRATADVFRRALADAAAQHLPTWAGKLTPHVLRHFCASQLYLAGMTLFAIQELLGHTWTGTTARYIHVHGTHVEDAWVAGQQRATDRWKGLAQ
- a CDS encoding helix-turn-helix transcriptional regulator, whose translation is MKWNLRLAAANRGIWKASELQRMLAERGVVISAGKMSGLWSGQPNTVKLDELDVICAVLACGVEELLLPEPERVPEPTPATDSQATAVGQPRAVAPRPRTGRSLPPR
- a CDS encoding bifunctional 2-polyprenyl-6-hydroxyphenol methylase/3-demethylubiquinol 3-O-methyltransferase UbiG — its product is MRPNPHDLGRVFNEVPELYDRVRPGYPDELFADLVAVTGTDDRSSVLEVGCGTGQATRSLAALGCSVTAIEPGADMAALARQRIASFRNVEVETSTFEEWDDRGRRFDALVAASSWHWVDPSIGWQRAHDVLHPGGWMALLGHVVVRRPGEPEVYAETADLHEQFCPGNPGWGHPPLEDDVRTTDEGWGLVDDPGGLFGPTIVRWYPTVQWFNGDGFADHLRSLSLYRRLDRDVREPLLDAVAERIRTRMGDRASRRYLSVLRVGQRAE